One genomic segment of Streptomyces sp. RerS4 includes these proteins:
- a CDS encoding lipase family protein, producing MRIRSTATATATALAAVATLAVSAGIPAEAAERATTRPGDIVSSVPSAFHPLPGQPTNTKAWKVHYRSTTADGAPNVVSGTVIVPQDGRTGPRPLITYAVGTVGLGDSCAPSANLPYGTAMEANLIQQYTLRGWAVVVTDYEGLGTPGTHTYTVGPSAGHAMLDAARAAVRLPGAGLSPDSPVGIIGYSQGGQASSWAAELQGSYAPELKVKGTATGGVPADLLKVAASNDGSFGSGLIFMAAAGQDAAFPELKLDSYLNPAGRALVSGMKEHCVAIDAIAGSFKRISDLTTRDPLAQPDWRARLNQSRLGRTAPAAPVLQYHALADELIPYAVGRQLRSEWCAKGADVQFDTIWLGEHVSGVITHSPAVGAWMADRFADRPSRPDCQGVSD from the coding sequence ATGCGCATCCGAAGCACCGCCACCGCCACCGCCACCGCCCTGGCCGCCGTCGCCACCCTGGCCGTCTCGGCCGGCATCCCCGCGGAGGCCGCGGAACGGGCCACCACCCGCCCCGGCGACATCGTCTCCAGCGTCCCCTCCGCCTTCCACCCGCTGCCCGGACAGCCCACCAACACCAAGGCCTGGAAGGTCCACTACCGCTCCACCACCGCCGACGGCGCCCCCAACGTGGTCTCCGGGACGGTCATCGTCCCGCAGGACGGCCGCACCGGGCCGCGCCCGCTGATCACCTACGCCGTGGGCACCGTGGGCCTGGGCGACTCCTGCGCGCCGAGCGCCAACCTCCCGTACGGCACCGCCATGGAGGCCAACCTCATCCAGCAGTACACGCTGCGTGGTTGGGCCGTGGTGGTCACCGACTACGAGGGCCTCGGCACCCCGGGCACGCACACCTACACCGTCGGCCCCTCGGCCGGCCACGCGATGCTCGACGCCGCCCGCGCCGCCGTACGGCTGCCCGGGGCGGGGCTCTCGCCGGACAGCCCGGTCGGGATCATCGGGTACTCGCAGGGCGGCCAGGCGAGCAGTTGGGCCGCCGAGCTGCAGGGCTCGTACGCACCGGAGTTGAAGGTGAAGGGCACGGCGACGGGCGGTGTCCCGGCCGACCTGCTGAAGGTGGCCGCCTCCAACGACGGCTCCTTCGGCTCGGGGCTGATCTTCATGGCCGCCGCCGGGCAGGACGCGGCCTTCCCCGAGCTGAAGCTCGACTCCTACCTGAATCCGGCGGGTCGCGCCCTGGTCTCGGGGATGAAGGAGCACTGCGTCGCCATCGACGCGATCGCCGGCTCCTTCAAGCGGATCTCCGACCTGACGACGCGCGACCCGCTCGCGCAGCCGGACTGGCGGGCCCGCCTGAACCAGAGCCGGCTGGGCCGGACGGCGCCGGCGGCGCCCGTACTCCAGTACCACGCGCTGGCGGACGAGCTGATCCCGTACGCGGTGGGCCGGCAATTGCGCTCCGAGTGGTGCGCGAAGGGCGCGGACGTCCAGTTCGACACGATCTGGCTCGGTGAGCACGTCAGCGGTGTCATCACGCACTCCCCGGCCGTCGGCGCCTGGATGGCGGACCGCTTCGCCGACCGCCCCTCGCGCCCCGACTGCCAGGGGGTGTCCGACTAG
- a CDS encoding alpha/beta hydrolase — MTVPLDHADPARGTTHVALARIPATGPAHRRLGPLLLNFGGPGASGIALLAANATTFATLGERYDLIGFDPRGVGHSDGISCGAGGPESGGADSDDGPVTDDAAGELAALRAHAARCARYSGPVLPYVGTVHVARDMDVIRRVLNRRDDRKLAYLGFSYGTRLGAAYAALFPKSTGRMVLDGVDTLSEPLAEQALVSARGQQRALDNFLVWCAHRPGCVYGTNTRTAKEEVDALVERLDRAPLIGQDGSYFTGRDATAAIAQALYSETEWPRLADALAAAEHRGDPLGLLQLGSPDEPPPDDDEDEDGGGPDAVPPDNAAAALAAVNCADDPDRSNDKASPEAVERELRALRPEFLAASRIFGPYQLLTVLACYGRPAGTDFIRRIDHPGAPRVLLVGTRGDPATPYEWTEETARRLGSAVIIDHKGEGHTGYTASRCVSGYVDGFLLDGRLPHGTRSCPSGG, encoded by the coding sequence TTGACCGTCCCCCTCGACCACGCCGACCCCGCCAGGGGCACCACGCACGTCGCCCTCGCCCGCATACCGGCGACCGGCCCCGCGCACCGCCGCCTCGGCCCGCTCCTGCTGAACTTCGGCGGCCCCGGCGCCTCCGGGATCGCCCTCCTCGCGGCCAACGCCACGACCTTCGCGACGCTCGGCGAACGCTACGACCTCATCGGTTTCGACCCCCGTGGCGTCGGCCACAGCGACGGCATATCCTGCGGCGCCGGCGGGCCCGAGTCGGGCGGCGCGGACTCCGACGACGGGCCCGTCACCGACGACGCCGCCGGCGAGCTGGCCGCCCTGCGCGCGCACGCCGCCCGCTGCGCGCGGTACTCCGGGCCCGTCCTCCCGTACGTCGGCACCGTCCACGTCGCCCGCGACATGGACGTCATACGCCGCGTCCTGAACCGGCGCGACGACCGCAAGCTCGCCTACCTCGGCTTCTCCTACGGCACCCGCCTGGGCGCCGCGTACGCCGCGCTGTTCCCGAAGAGCACCGGCCGCATGGTCCTCGACGGGGTCGACACCCTCTCCGAGCCGCTCGCCGAGCAGGCCCTCGTCTCCGCGCGCGGCCAACAGCGCGCCCTCGACAACTTCCTCGTCTGGTGCGCCCACCGGCCCGGCTGCGTCTACGGCACGAACACCCGTACCGCCAAGGAGGAGGTCGACGCCCTGGTGGAGCGGCTCGACCGGGCGCCGCTCATCGGGCAGGACGGCTCGTACTTCACCGGGCGCGACGCCACCGCCGCCATCGCCCAGGCCCTGTACTCCGAGACCGAGTGGCCCCGGCTCGCGGACGCCCTCGCCGCCGCCGAACACCGGGGCGACCCGCTCGGCCTGCTCCAGCTCGGCAGCCCCGACGAACCGCCGCCCGACGACGACGAAGACGAGGACGGCGGCGGCCCCGACGCGGTGCCCCCCGACAACGCCGCAGCCGCGCTCGCCGCCGTGAACTGCGCCGACGACCCGGACCGGAGCAACGACAAGGCGAGCCCCGAGGCCGTGGAGCGGGAACTGCGGGCCCTGCGACCCGAGTTCCTCGCCGCGTCGCGGATCTTCGGCCCGTACCAGCTGCTGACCGTACTGGCCTGCTACGGCCGCCCCGCCGGCACCGACTTCATCCGCCGGATCGACCACCCGGGCGCCCCGCGCGTGCTGCTCGTCGGCACGCGCGGCGACCCGGCGACCCCGTACGAGTGGACGGAGGAGACGGCCCGCCGGCTCGGCTCGGCCGTGATCATCGACCACAAGGGCGAGGGTCACACCGGCTACACCGCCTCCCGCTGCGTCAGCGGCTACGTGGACGGCTTCCTCCTCGACGGCCGCCTCCCCCACGGAACCCGCTCCTGCCCGTCCGGCGGGTGA
- a CDS encoding AMP-binding protein, whose amino-acid sequence MDLDTAQPRPVEPLKTIVDGVVREVAVPALAGIPASGSLGDIPFLNAREAPDAPVLSRKERDGTWRDVSAAEFAAEVLAVAKGLIAEGLAEGDRLAIMARTTYEWTLLDFAGWAAGLVTVPVYPTSSALQARWILHDSGAVACAVEDTAQARLISAERVNLPWLAHLWEFDTGAIARLVKAGEHLPDAVVHARLAARTPDSVATLVYTSGTTGQPKGCVITHANFFAEVDNAVALLYPVFTSVSEEPASTLLFLPLSHVFGRMVAVGCLRARVRLGHAPSITTEDLLADLAGFRPTFLLAIPYVLEKVYNTARATAERMGRAASFDRAARIARSIGETAEGKTPGLGLRAARALYDPLVYRRIRAALGGHVRYVLCGGSPLGRRLAAFYTGAGIEVFEGYGLTETTAASTVTPPQRPRLGTVGWPLPGTAVRIADDGEVLLRGAHVFAGYWNVGAHPGGDWLATGDIGELDADGYLTITGRKKDLIITSVGKNVAPAPLEDWLRAHPLVGQCLVVGDNRPYVAALITLEPDGLDHWRQMHRKQGVPRRELVTDPELLEELQRAVDEANKLVSRPESIRRFAVLPGDFTEARGHLTPSLKLRRAAIVADHAERIEELYRRV is encoded by the coding sequence GTGGACCTGGACACCGCCCAACCGAGACCGGTCGAGCCCCTCAAGACGATCGTCGACGGAGTGGTCCGCGAGGTGGCCGTGCCCGCGCTCGCGGGGATACCGGCGAGCGGATCCCTCGGGGACATCCCCTTCCTCAACGCCCGCGAGGCCCCCGACGCGCCCGTCCTCTCCCGCAAGGAACGCGACGGCACCTGGCGGGACGTGAGCGCCGCCGAGTTCGCCGCCGAGGTGCTCGCCGTCGCCAAGGGGCTCATCGCCGAGGGCCTCGCCGAAGGCGACCGGCTCGCCATCATGGCCCGGACCACCTACGAATGGACCCTGCTCGACTTCGCCGGCTGGGCCGCGGGGCTGGTCACCGTACCCGTCTACCCCACCTCCTCCGCCCTCCAGGCCCGCTGGATCCTCCACGACTCCGGCGCCGTCGCCTGCGCCGTGGAGGACACCGCGCAGGCCCGCCTGATCAGCGCCGAGCGCGTCAACCTGCCGTGGCTCGCCCACCTGTGGGAATTCGACACCGGAGCCATCGCCCGGCTCGTCAAGGCCGGGGAACACCTGCCCGACGCCGTCGTGCACGCCCGCCTGGCCGCCCGTACGCCGGACTCCGTCGCCACCCTCGTCTACACCTCCGGCACCACCGGACAGCCGAAGGGCTGCGTGATCACCCACGCGAACTTCTTCGCCGAGGTCGACAACGCGGTGGCGCTCCTCTACCCCGTCTTCACCTCCGTCAGCGAGGAGCCGGCCTCCACCCTGCTCTTCCTGCCGCTGTCGCACGTCTTCGGGCGGATGGTCGCCGTCGGCTGCCTGCGGGCCCGCGTCCGACTCGGGCACGCGCCCAGCATCACGACGGAGGACCTCCTCGCCGACCTGGCCGGCTTCCGCCCCACCTTCCTCCTCGCCATCCCCTACGTGCTGGAGAAGGTCTACAACACCGCCCGCGCCACCGCCGAGAGGATGGGCCGCGCCGCCTCCTTCGACCGGGCCGCCCGCATCGCCCGCAGCATCGGCGAGACCGCCGAGGGCAAGACCCCCGGCCTCGGCCTGCGAGCCGCCCGCGCCCTGTACGACCCGCTCGTCTACCGCCGCATCCGCGCCGCGCTCGGCGGACACGTCCGCTACGTCCTGTGCGGCGGCTCCCCCCTCGGCCGGCGGCTCGCCGCCTTCTACACCGGCGCCGGGATCGAGGTCTTCGAGGGCTACGGGCTCACCGAGACGACCGCCGCCTCGACCGTCACCCCGCCGCAGCGCCCCCGCCTCGGCACCGTCGGCTGGCCCCTGCCCGGCACGGCGGTACGCATCGCCGACGACGGGGAGGTCCTGCTGCGCGGGGCGCACGTCTTCGCCGGGTACTGGAACGTCGGCGCGCACCCCGGCGGCGACTGGCTGGCCACCGGGGACATCGGCGAACTCGACGCCGACGGGTACCTCACCATCACCGGCCGCAAGAAGGACCTGATCATCACCTCCGTCGGCAAGAACGTCGCCCCCGCGCCCCTGGAGGACTGGCTGCGCGCCCACCCCCTGGTCGGCCAGTGCCTGGTCGTCGGGGACAACCGGCCCTACGTCGCCGCCCTCATCACCCTGGAGCCCGACGGGCTCGACCACTGGCGCCAGATGCACCGCAAGCAGGGCGTCCCGCGCCGCGAGCTGGTCACGGACCCCGAGCTGCTGGAGGAGCTCCAGCGGGCGGTCGACGAGGCGAACAAGCTGGTCTCGCGCCCCGAGTCCATCCGCCGCTTCGCCGTCCTGCCGGGCGACTTCACCGAGGCGCGGGGCCACCTGACGCCCTCCCTCAAGCTGCGCCGCGCGGCCATCGTCGCGGACCACGCGGAGCGGATCGAGGAGCTGTACCGCCGGGTGTGA